The following is a genomic window from Candidatus Omnitrophota bacterium.
GCTTTACGATTTCGGACGTTCTGGAATCGATTTGCGGAAAATTGATTCGCCGCCACCCCCACGTCTTCGGCGACCGTTCCGCCAACACGGCGGAAGATGTGTTGCGCAATTGGGAATCGGACAAGAAGAAAGAGAAGCCCGAACGCGATTCTCTTCTCGACGGCATCCCTGCCGATATGCCCGCTCTCATGCGCGCTCATCGCATTCAAGACCGCGTATCCCGCGTCGGATTCGATTGGCGGCGCATCGAAGAGGTCTTCGAAAAATTCGAAGAGGAATGGGAAGAATTCCGTCAGGCGCGCTCGGAAGAGCATCGCCAAAAGGTGGAGGAAGAACTGGGCGATCTTCTCTTCGCGCTTGTCAACATCGCCCGCTACGTGGATGTCGATCCCGAGCAGGCGTTGGCGAAAACCAACCGCAAATTCGTCCGCCGCTTTCATCACATCGAACGCGAGTTGCGCAAATCCGGCAAAACGCTGGAAGAATCCACCCTGGAAGAGATGGACGCTTTATGGGAGGACGCCAAGCGGCTGGAACGCATGCAGAAGCAATAAATCCAATCGGCAGGAATATCAAACGATATTTTTATTCACCGGGAAAAGTCGTAGGGTGGGCTCAAAGCGAAGCGTAGCCCACCGTGGTTACTTATAGGCAGGGATATCGAACGATGATTTTAACATCAGGGAAAAGAAGAGTATTGATTACGGGCGGCAGCGGTTTTCTGGGTTATCACCTCGCAGCCCAATTGGGGAAAACTCACGAGGTCGCTTTCACTTATTCCACCCATCGCCTATTCATCCCCCGTTGCGCGGCCTTTAGGATGGATTTGCAAAAAGAATATACCGTCGTGGATTGCTTGCGCCGCTTCCAACCGGATGTCGTCGTTCACGCCGCCGCCGTCGCCAACGCCGCCGATTGCGAATCCTCGCGGGCCAAAGCCTTCGCCGTCAATGTCACAGGGACCGAACGCCTGCTTCGAGCCTTGCCAAACCGGGATGTTCTCGCGATCTATATTTCCACCGATCTCGTTTTCGACGGCCTGAATGCTCCTTACCGCGAAAGCGGCGAGCCGCAGCCCATCAGTTTCTACGGCGAAACCAAGCGCATGGCCGAGCAAATTACGCAGCGCATGGCGCCCAATCATATCATCCTGCGTCCCGCGCTTATCTTCGGTCCACCCACGGCCTCCGGACGCGGTTCCTTCGTTCAATGGATGGATAAGGCGTTGAGCCAAGAAGAGAAGGTTAATCTCTTTTTGGACGAATTCCGCACGCCGGTTTACGTTCATGACATCGTCACCGCCGTGCGCGCTTTGATGGAGCGGTCAGGCGCGCATCGCATCTATCACGTCGGCGGCCCGGAACGCATTACCCGCGTGGAATTCGCCCGG
Proteins encoded in this region:
- a CDS encoding SDR family oxidoreductase, which gives rise to MILTSGKRRVLITGGSGFLGYHLAAQLGKTHEVAFTYSTHRLFIPRCAAFRMDLQKEYTVVDCLRRFQPDVVVHAAAVANAADCESSRAKAFAVNVTGTERLLRALPNRDVLAIYISTDLVFDGLNAPYRESGEPQPISFYGETKRMAEQITQRMAPNHIILRPALIFGPPTASGRGSFVQWMDKALSQEEKVNLFLDEFRTPVYVHDIVTAVRALMERSGAHRIYHVGGPERITRVEFARRLCALRGYDPAKINPVMLKDVDTGYPRAVDVSLDSARIGLSHCLHPTPIALALGEIFPSV
- the mazG gene encoding nucleoside triphosphate pyrophosphohydrolase → MQDHKREDCKFSELVEIMRRLRSPDGCPWDNEQTHETLKKYMIEEAYELLESIDAGDDKAMIEECGDVMLQVVFHARIAEEQGRFTISDVLESICGKLIRRHPHVFGDRSANTAEDVLRNWESDKKKEKPERDSLLDGIPADMPALMRAHRIQDRVSRVGFDWRRIEEVFEKFEEEWEEFRQARSEEHRQKVEEELGDLLFALVNIARYVDVDPEQALAKTNRKFVRRFHHIERELRKSGKTLEESTLEEMDALWEDAKRLERMQKQ